One Nematostella vectensis chromosome 10, jaNemVect1.1, whole genome shotgun sequence genomic window, GTCTTGTGATTATCGAGTGGAGAAAAAGTTAGCCGTCAGAAGTAGCAAATGTAACTGTAAGTTTGTCTGGTGTTGTGACATCAAGTGTAGCGAGTGCAAGAAATTGGTTGCTGTTACGAAATGTGTGCGCTAATTGAATATATCtcagagaaaaaataattgtatCCTATCGCCTTCTAAAGTATACGTCACAACTTAGAATATGTACAAAGTCAGAACGATATGGAATGTTGTAAATAAAATGTCCTGAAAAaatgtcttgtgtgttgtatcTCCATTGAAGCGCTTTCTTGAAAGAAAAACGTCAAGTTTCAGAAAAAGTGCTGTAATATGTATTATTGAATCGAGTTAGATCAGCCGGTGGATGACTACATGCCCTAAACATATGGTGTAGTGGTTAGGAATGTCCAGCAAAAGTTAATGTCAACTACATAAAAATTCCCATATGATCTAGtcgttaggatccggcgctctcaccgacGTGGccctggttcgattcccggtgtgggaaagatgtatttttcttgatttctttacaacgcagagataaatttgggcaaaatagatcttcaactatatgaaattcccatatggtctagtggttaggatccggcgctctcaccgccgtggcccgggttcgattccctgtgtgggaaagatgtatttttcttgatttcttcactacgcagagataaatttgggcaaaatagatcttcaactatatgaaattcccatatggtctagtggttaggatccggcgctctcaccgacGTGACCCGtattcgattcccggtgtgggaaagatgtacttttcttgatttcttcactacgcagagataaatttgggcaaaatggattttcaactacatgaagttcccatatggtctagtggttaggatccggcgctctcaccgccgtggcccgggttctattcccggtgtggaaaagttgtatttttttttatttctttacaacgcagagataaatttgggcaaaatagatcttaaactatatgaagttcccatatggtctagtggttaggatccggcgctctcaccgccgtggaccgggttcgattcccggtgtgggaaagttgtatttttcttgatttctttacaacgcagagataaatttgggcaaaatagatcttcaaCTATATGAAATTTTCATAttgtctagtggttaggatccggcgctctcaccgccgtggcccggtttcgattcccggtgtgggaaagatgtatttttcttgatttctttacaacgcagagataaatttgggcaaaatagatcttcaactatatgaaattcccatatggtctagtggttaggatccggcgctctcaccgccgtggcccgggttcgattcccggtgtgggaaagatgtatttttcttgatttcttcactacgcagagataaatttgggcaaaatagatcttcaactatatgaaattcccatatggtctagtggttaggatccggcgctctcaccgacGTGACCCGtattcgattcccggtgtgtgAAAGATGtacttttcttgatttcttcactacgcagagataaatttgggcaaaatggattttcaactacatgaagttcccatatggtctagtggttaggatccggcgctctcaccgccgtggcccgggttctattcccggtgtggaaaagttgtatttttctttatttctttacaacgcagagataaatttgggcaaaatagatcttcaactatatgaaattcccatatggtctagtggttaggatccggcgctctcaccgacGTGACCCGtattcgattcccggtgtgggaaagatgtacttttcttgatttcttcactacgcagagataaatttgggcaaaatggaATTTCAACTACATGAAATttccatatggtctagtggttaggatctgGCGCTCTCgccgccgtggcccgggttcgattcccggtgtgggaaagttgtttttttgtttatttctttacaacgcagagataaatttgggcaaaatagattttcaactatatgaaattcccatatggtctagtggttaggatccggcgctctcaccgccgtggcccgggttcgattcccggtgtgggaaagttgtatttttcttgatttctttacaacgcagagataaatttgggcaaaataggtCTTAAACTatatgaagttcccatatggtctagtggttaggatccggcgctctcaccgccgtggcccgggttcgattcccggtgtgggaaagttgtatttttcttgatttctttacaacgcagagataaatttgggcaaaatggtTTTCCAACTacatgaagttcccatatggtctagtggttagggtccggcgctctcaccgccgtggcccggtttcgattcccggtgtgggaaagatgtatttttcttgatttctttacaacgcagagataaatttgggcaaaatagatcttcaactatatgaaattcccatatgatctagtggttaggatccgtcGCTCTCACCGACGTGACCCTTTTCGATTCCTGGTGTTggaaagatgtatttttttatgatttcttcactacgcagagataaatttgggcaaaatggaTTTTCAACTACATGAAGTTCCCacatggtctagtggttaggatccggcgctctcaccgccgtggcccgggttcgattcccggtgtgggaaagttgtatttttcttgatttcttcactacgcagagataaatttgggcaaaatggattttcaactacatgaagttcccatatggtctagtggttaggatccggcgctctcaccgccgtggcccgggttcgactcccggtgtgggaaagttgtatttttcttgatttctttacaacgcagagataaatttgggcaaaatagatcttcaattatatgaagttcccatatggtctagtggttaggatccggcgctctcaccgccgttgcccgggttcgattcccggtgtgggaaagttgtatttttcttgatttctttacaacgcaaagataaatttgggcaaaatggtTTTCCAACTacatgaagttcccatatggtctagtggttagggtccggcgctctcaccgccgtggcccgggttcgattcccggtgtgggaaagttgtatttttctttatttctttacaacgcagagataaatttgggcaaaatagattttcagctatatgaaattcccatattgtctagtggttaggatccggcgctctcacctcCGTtgcccgggttctattcccggtgtggaaaagttttatttttctttatttctttacaacgAAGAGAAAAATTTGGACAAAATAGATTTTCAACTATATgaaattcccatatggtctagtggttaggatccggcgctctcaccgccgtggcccgggttcgattcccggtgtgggaaagttgtatttttcttgatttctttacaacgcagagataaatttgggcaaaatagatcttcaattatatgaaattcccatattgtctagtggttaggatccggcgctctcaccgccgtggcccggtttcgattcccggtgtgggaaagatgtatttttcttgatttctttacaacgcagagataaatttgggcaaaatagatctttaactatatgaaattcccatatgatctagtggttaggatccgtcGCTCTCACCGACGTGACCCTTTTCGATTCCTGGTGTTggaaagatgtatttttttatgatttctttactacgcagagataaatttgggcaaaatggaTTTTCAACTACATGAAGTTCCCacatggtctagtggttaggatccggcgctctctcCGCCGTggtccgggttcgattcccggtgtgggaaagttgtatttttcttgatttcttcactACGCAGAGATgaatttgggcaaaatggattttcaactacatgaagttcccatatggtctagtggttaggatccggcgctctcaccgccgtggcccgggttcgactcccggtgtgggaaagttgtatttttcttgatttctttacaacgcagagataaatttgggcaaaatagatcttcaattatatgaagttcccatatggtctagtggttagggtccggcgctctcaccgctgtggcccgggttcgattcccggtgtgggaaagttgtatttttctttatttctttacaacgcagagataaatttgggcaaaatagattttcagctatatgaaattcccatatggtctagtggttaggatccggcgctctcaccgccgtggcccgggttcgattcccggtgtgggaaagttgtatttttattgattcCTCTAAagcgcagagataaattttgCCAAGATTAATGTTCAACTCcatgaagttcccatatggtctagtggtactGGCACCCTGAATACTATGAGGGAGATCGAAAGGctccatgtttttttctaaattcatAAATTTTGTCAAACTGTCCTgaaccataaaaaaataaacacccgCCGAACACTATCAATTTTCACACTTTTTTTGTCTCAAGGAAGAAAATACCGCGGTGTTTGCGCTTATTGTTTGCTTGTTAAATTGATTCCTGGTTTACTTTTAACAGTTCCTTTTGTCTCAAGCAAGAAAATACCGCGGTTTTTGCGCTTATTGTTTGCTTGTTGAATTGATTCCTTGTCCACTGGCTCAGGaccatttttcaaaattagaaTAGATTTGTTTTGGCGGTCTTTATAAATGTCTGGACATTTTGGTAGCTCACACAAACAAGCTGACTTAAGCAACAACACGATATATTCACCAAGAGAAAAGACCTTTcaagaaaaatgaaattgcaaTTGATAATTACCTAGCTCGTCATTCTCAACTCCTCCACTGGCCAAAAACTGTAAGTAGCACCAACGTTGCGATTATCGCAAATAGGAAAATCAATGATCGAACAGCGCACGCGTTAGTGATATATTCTCTCTAATCTTCTTCTAATTCGATTTGACACTTTTTGCAGTACCGCGAAGCTGATTCTACAACAAGAGAGCCTCGAAACATTAAAGAACAGTATCCTGTACGCCTCGAACTCCGCCGAAAGAGAATGCCGACAGCAATTTAAAGCCAGTAAATGGAACTGCTCTTCTGTGTGGGCCCGTCCAATAAAGATGAGAGACCCTATGTATATGATCCGACGATTAGGTAATTACGACGTTGTATACAAGACGCAATGCTGTAACGGTAGAAAATGCGAGTGCAAGAAATTGGTTGCTGTTGCGAAATGTGTGCGCTAATTGAATATATCtcagagaaaaaataattgtatCCTATCTCCTTCTAAAGTATACGTCACAACTTAGAATATGTACATAGTCAGAACGATATGGAATGTTGTAAATAAAATGTCCTGAAAAaatgtcttgtgtgttgtatcTCCATTGAATCGCTTTCTTGAAAGAAAAACGTCAAGTTTCAGAAAAAGTGCTGTAATATGTATTATTGAATCGAGTTAGATCAGCCGGTGGATGACTACATGCCCTAAACATATGGTGTAGTGGTTAGGAATGTCCAGCAAAAGTTAATGTCAACTACATAAAAATTCCCATATGATCTAGtcgttaggatccggcgctctcaccgccgtggccagggttctattcccggtgtgggaaagatgtatttttcttggtttCTTTACaccgcagagataaatttgggcaaaatagatcttcaactatacgaaattcccatatggtctagtggttaggatccggcgctgtCACCGCtatggcccgggttcgattgccggtgtgggaaagttgtatttttcttgatttctttaaaacgcagagataaatttaaTATCTCAATTGAAGCGCTTTCTTGAAAGATAAACGTCATTTTTCAGAAAAAGTGCTGTAATATGTATTATTGAATCGAGTTAGATTAGCCGATGGATGACTACATGCCCTTCCCATATGGGGTAGTGGTGAGGAATGTCTAGCAAAAGTTCATTTCAACTACATAAaaattcccatatggtctagtggttaggttccggcgctctcaccgccgtggcggTGGCAGTTTTGTCAAACTGTCCTgaaccataaaaaaataaacacccgCCAAACACTATCAATTTTCACACTTTGTTTTGTCTCAAGCAAGAAAATACCGCGGTTTTTGCGCttattgtttgcttgtttaatTGATTCCTTGTTCACTGGTTCAGGACCATTGTTCAAAGTTAGAATAGATTTGTTTTGGCGGTCTTTATAAATGTCTGGACATTTTGGTAGCTCACACAAACAAGCTGACATAAGCAACAACACGATATATTCACCAAGAGAAAATACTTTTcaagaaaaatgaaattgcaaTTGATAATTAACTTGCTCGTCATTCTGAACTCCTCCACTGGCCAAAAACTGTAAGTAGCACCAACGTTGCGATTATCGCAAATAGGAAAAGCAATGATCGAACAGCGCACGCGTTAGTGATATATTCTCTCTAATCTTCTTCTAATTCGATTTGACACTTTTTGCAGTACCGCGAAGCTGATTCTACAACAAGAGAGCCTCGAAACATTAAAGAACAGTATCCTGTACGCCTCGAACTCCGCCGAAAGAGAATGCCGACAGCAATTTAAAGCCAGTAAATGGAACTGCTCTTCTTTGTGGGCCCGTCCAATAAAGATGAGAGACCCTATGTATATGATCCGACGATTAGGTAATTACGACGTTGTATACAAGACGCAATGCTGTAACGGTAGAAAATGCTGTATGTGAAACCACAATAGGGACACGCTCGAAAAATAtaacatatttttctttaagtgTTAATGTGTGTTATCTAAATGCATATCTAAATGGATTGTTTTCTTGCATTCACAGCTAACAGAGAGACAGCCTTCGTACACAGTATAAATGCCGCAGCCGTCACGTATTTCTTAACCAGGGACTGTAGGAGAGGCATCTTTAGGAATTGCGCGTGTGTGCGACAGACGGGCCAAGCTGGAGAATGGCGGGGGTGCAACGACAATGTCAAGTTTGGTGAAGTGCTTTCCAAACACTTCCTAAACGCCCGCCATGTGGACAAGCGCAAGGCCAGAGCGGTCATCCATTTGCACAACAACGCTGTTGGGCGCAAAGTAAGTGTAATAGGAATGCTGCCATAACTCAAACAGTTACATGATATATATAAAGGGGTTTACTCGGTGGTGTTTAAATGTATTCATTAAAGCTTAcggatttttcttttcttttttttaggcTGTTAAGAAGACTTTAAAGCAACAGTGCAAGTGCCACGGCGTGTCCGGCGGATGTTCGAGCAAAAGCTGCTGGAAAACACTGCCACTGTTTTCCGAAATAGGAGACTACCTTAAAGCAAAGTACCAACAAGCTCAAAAAGTCCGTCTGCATACCAACAAGCTTGTTTTGAAACTTCCTTCCCGTGTGTTTGCACCGCTGACCAAAAAAGCCCGTCGCAGCCTGGTCTTCCTAAAACCCTCTCCAGACTACTGTCACCGCGACACAAAGAAAGGGTCAACCGGTGTGCTAGGTCGAGAATGTAGCAGCGATAGCCCAAATTACTTGGAGTGCATTCAGATGTGTACGTCTTGTGATTATCGAGTGGAGAAAAAGTTAGCCGTCAGAAGTAGCAAATGTAACTGTAAGTTTGTCTGGTGTTGTGACATCAAGTGTAGCGAGTGCAAGAAATTGGTTGCTGTTACGAAATGTGTGCGCTAATTGAATATATCtcagagaaaaaataattgtatCCTATCTCCTTCTAAAGTATACGTCACAACTTAGAATATGTACATAGTCAGAACGATATGGAATGTTGTAAATAAAATGTCCTGAAAAAATGGCTTGTGTGTTGTATCTCCATTGAAGCGCTTTCTTGAAAGAAAAACGTCAAGTTTCAGAAAAAGTGCTGTAATATGTATTATTGAATCGAGTTAGATCAGCCGGTGGATGACTACATGCCCTAAACATATGGTGTAGTGGTTAGGAATGTCCAGCAAAAGTTAATGTCAACTACATAAaaattcccatatggtctagtggttaggatccggcgctctcttctttacaacgcagagataaatttgggcaaaatagattttcaactatatgaaattcccatatggtctagtggttaggatccggcgctctcaccgccgtggcacgggttcgattcccggtgtgggaaagttgtatttttcttgatttc contains:
- the LOC5509529 gene encoding protein Wnt-8b isoform X2, translated to MRDPMYMIRRLANRETAFVHSINAAAVTYFLTRDCRRGIFRNCACVRQTGQAGEWRGCNDNVKFGEVLSKHFLNARHVDKRKARAVIHLHNNAVGRKAVKKTLKQQCKCHGVSGGCSSKSCWKTLPLFSEIGDYLKAKYQQAQKVRLHTNKLVLKLPSRVFAPLTKKARRSLVFLKPSPDYCHRDTKKGSTGVLGRECSSDSPNYLECIQMCTSCDYRVEKKLAVRSSKCNCKFVWCCDIKCSECKKLVAVTKCVR
- the LOC5509529 gene encoding protein Wnt-8a isoform X1, with translation MKLQLIINLLVILNSSTGQKLTAKLILQQESLETLKNSILYASNSAERECRQQFKASKWNCSSLWARPIKMRDPMYMIRRLANRETAFVHSINAAAVTYFLTRDCRRGIFRNCACVRQTGQAGEWRGCNDNVKFGEVLSKHFLNARHVDKRKARAVIHLHNNAVGRKAVKKTLKQQCKCHGVSGGCSSKSCWKTLPLFSEIGDYLKAKYQQAQKVRLHTNKLVLKLPSRVFAPLTKKARRSLVFLKPSPDYCHRDTKKGSTGVLGRECSSDSPNYLECIQMCTSCDYRVEKKLAVRSSKCNCKFVWCCDIKCSECKKLVAVTKCVR